The genomic DNA CATGGCCGGGTCTCGGAGGCGTGGATCGGCTACTGGGTCTTCTCCGCCCACATGGGCCGCGGCGTGGCCACGGCCGCGTGCGCGCTGGGCACCGACCACGCCTTCTCCCGCATCGGGCTGCACCGGGTGACGGCGACCTACCTTCCCCGCAATCCGGCGTCCGGGAAGGTGCTCACCGCCACCGGCTACCGCGAGGAGGGGTACCTGCGCCGAAACCTGCACATCGACGGACATTGGCAGGATCACCACTTCGTCGCGCAGAACGTCGAGGATTTCCGCGAGTCCTGCGTCCTCCGGCTCCGCCGGGACGGTCGAATCAAATAGCCATTCGGCGGGGGTCGCGGTGTTTCTGCCTCCACGGGCGGGCCGGGCTGGGTAGGCTGGCCACCGAACGCCCGGTGGATCGTGTGAAAGCGCAGGGCCAGCGCGCACCGTCCAGATGTGATGCGCCAGCAACGGCCGCAAAGTAGTGGCCGGAGAACAGGCCAGAGAAAGGAAGACAAGCGGATGTCCGGTGGATTGATGATTCTGCTCATCATCGTGGTGTGGCTGTTCGTGCTCGCCCCGCTGCTGCTGCGTGGACAAAAGCCCATGAGCAAGGCGGGGGAGGCCTTCGAGGACACCCGGGTCGTCTACTCGGGCGACTCCGGCGAGGTCCCGGCCCGCCCGCAGCCCCGGCTCCGGGCGGGGGACGTCCGCCGCCGACGGGCGGAGGATGACGCGGACTACGAGATCGTCGCCGCGGAGGAGGGCCCGGAGGAGAACGAACGCGAGGACGACCTCCTCATCGACGAGCCTCGACCGGCCCGGGAGACCGTCGTCGACGGTGATGTGGTGGCGGGCGAGCTCACCGAGGGATCCGCCCGGGGAATCCTCGCCGCCGACTCGGCAGGATCCACCGCCGCCAGCGTGCTCATGGCCACCCGGGACGACGCTGGGGCGGAGATCGTTGAATTCAGCGCCGCCGGCGCCCGGGCGGACGACGCCGAGGACGCCTACGACGTGGACGACGCCTACCTCGCCCCGGAGGATCTCCTCTACCGCGGGACGCCGAGCCTGGCCGTCGTCGGGGAGGACGAGGCCGACGAAGCCGACGAGGACGGACGGGCCGCGGGCTCCGGTCGCCGGTCCGGCCGCAGCCCCGCCGGCGATGCCGGGGAGTCAAGTGTCAGGGAGTCGACCGAGTCCGAACTGACCGAGGAGGAGATCGCCTGGGCGAAGAGCCGTTCCGGCCGCGGCGGCTGGGACCCGGAGCGCGACCGCACCTACTCGACGACCCGCTACCAGCGCCGCCAGCGCACCCTCCTGGGCCTGGCGATCGCCGTGGTCCTGGCCGTGGCCCTCGGCATCGTCGTCGGTGGGTGGAGTTGGCTGCTGGCTGCGTTGGCCGGCGGTCTCACCGTGCTCTACCTTTTCGCGCTGCGCCAGCAGGTCCGAGAGGAGCAGGCGCTGCGGGCCCGTCGTATCCGCCACTTGCGCCGCGCCCGGCTGGGCGTGCGCTCGACCGCCGCCGAGGAGCTCCATATTCCGCAGCAGCTGCGCCGCCCCGGCGCGGTGGTCATGGAACTCGACGACGAGTCCCCGGACTTCGACTATCTGCCGACGGTCGAGGATTATGACCGTCCCCTCAACCCGCAGCCACGCACCACCGGCAAGGGCTCCCTGCGGGTCAGCTAGCAGGCGTTTTTACTGGGGGCGCATCCGGGAGTAGCCTGTGCTCAGGCGGGGTCATGCACCGCCTCCCGGGGCATTAGCTCAGTTGGTAGAGCGTCGCGTTCGCAATGCGAAGGTCAGGGGTTCGATTCCCCTATGCTCCACAGATTCGATTGGCCACGGCATAACCGTTCAGTTATGCCGTGGCCCATCGGCGTTCCCCTCCGGGGCCGGGGTATCGTGGCACCCCGTGACCGCACTTCGCCGCCTCCTCCTGCTCATTGCGGGGTTGAACTTCGCGTACTTCCTCGTCGAGGCCGTCGTCGCCGGCGTCATCGGCTCGGTGTCGCTGTTCGCCGACAGCGTGGACTTCCTCGAGGACACCCTCATCAATCTGCTGGTCGTCATCGCCATAGGCTGGAGCGCCCGTCGGCGCGGCTGGGTCGGCCGGGTTTTGGCCGTCATCATCCTCATTCCGGGCGTCGCCGCGGCCTGGACGGTGGTGCTGAAGATTCTCGACCCCGTCGCACCCGACGGCAATGTTCTCACCCTCACGGCGATCGGCTCACTGCTGGTCAATCTCCTGTGCGCCGTGCTGCTGGCGCGGCGGCACCGGGGACATGGCAACCTGGTTCGAGCCGCGTGGCTCAGCGCTCGCAACGACTCCGTCGCCTCACTGCTGATCATCCTCACCGGCCTGGCCACCCTGGTTTGGGCGAGCCCGTGGTTCGACATCGTGGTCGGGCTTATCCTGATCTTCATCAATGTCAGTGCCGCCAAAGAGGTCTGGGAGGCCGCCCACGGTGAGACCGATGAGGGCCTGGAGGACATGATCGCCGAGGAGGACGCGGAAATCGCCGCGTCCCGGGAGAAGAAGGAAACGGAGACCCGATGAACCCGATCAATGACGCCCACCCCGAGCTCCCCGAGGACGACCCCTACACCCCGGCGATGGCTTCCCTGACCCAGCAGATTCTGCGGACCAACGCCAACGAGTTTCTCATTCCCTATGACGAGCACACGGTCACGGAGTGCGTCCGTCTGCTCACCGGCGCCCGGGCGCGGGGGTTGCTCCCGCCGGTCGTGCTCATCGACGACGCCGACCCGGTGACCATCGACTTCCACTGGGCCGACGCCGCCGGCACCCGTGCACTGTGCGCGGTCTACAACGGCGGGCGGATGGAGCTGCAGCGCACCGGGGCGGGGGAGGAGCACCCCTCGCCACTGGTCCACGTCGACGACTGGCAGTCCGCCGTCGACGCCCTCGGGGACTGGCTGCAGGCGGAGAACACCTAGGCCCACACCCCGGAGGATCCGCGCCGCCAGGAGCCGACCAGGTGGTCGTCGACCATGCCGATCGCCTGCATCAGCGCGTACATGGTCGTCGGCCCCACGAAGACGAAACCCTCCTTCTTCAGCGCCTTGGCCAGCGCGACCGACTCCGGGGACGTGGAGCGGATGTCCGCCCAGGTTTCGGGGGCCGGCGTCGTCTCCGGCTGGAAGGCCCAGATGAAGTCGGCCAACCCGCCCTTCCCACGCAGCTCGACCGTGGCCCGGGCGTTGGTGATTGCCGCGGCGATCTTGCGGCGGTTGCGGATGATCGTGGCGTCGTCGAGCAGCCGGGCCACATCCGTTTCGGCGAAGCGGGCTACGCGGTCGGGATCGAAGTCGTGGAAGGCGCGTCGAAAGGCCTCCCGTTTCCGCAGCACGGTCTCCCAGCTCAGGCCCGACTGGAAGGCCTCCAGCGTCAGGCGCTCATATAGCCCGGTTTCATCGCGCACCGGCATGCCCCACTCGGTGTCGTAGTACTCGCGCAGCAGCGGGCTTGTCGACGCCCACGCGGGCCGGGCGCGCCCGTCCTCGCCGAGGATCAGTCCGTTCTCCGTCATCGTCTGTGTCATACCCACTTAGACTTCCGCGGGCTCGTCGAAGTTCCCGGCCTCAAAGTTGAGCAGCCAGGCCTTGGCCCGTTCACCGCCCCGGTAGTTGCCCCAGGTGCCGTCGGTGCGGATGACGCGGTGGCAGGCCCAGACGATGGGCAGGGGATTGCGGGCGCAGGCGCTGCCGGCGGCCCGGACCGCCAGGGAGTTGCCGGCCATCTCCGCCAGTTCCACGTAGGTGACGGTCGTGCCGAAGGGGATCTCACCCAGCGCGCGTTGTGCCCGGCGGGTGAAGGTCTCCCCCGTGACGGCGAGGGGCAGGTCGAAGCGGGTGCGGGCGCCGGCGAAGAATTCGCTGAGCTGGCGGGCGGCCTCGGGGGAGGAGGCGGGATCCTCGACGGCGGCCTCGCGAAGCCGGGAATGCTCGGCGCCCTGATCGCCCTCGAAGGCGATATGGACCAGGCCCTCGTCGGTGCTGAAGAGGGTGAGTCCGCCGATCGGGGTGTCGAGTCGGCGGGAACGGAGACTTTCCATGGGGCGGCCTTCCGGTGTCGTGGTGGATGCCCGAACGGCGCCGGGATCGTGTTGTAGTCTAATCGGCATGGATAGACCCGTGGTTCGCGATGCGACGCTGTTGCTGCTGCGCCTGGCGCTCGGAGTGGTGTTCATCGCCCACGGATACGACCGGCTGTTCATCGCGGGCATGGACGACACCATCGGCCAGTTCTCCGCGTGGGAGGTCCCGCAGGCCAAGCTGTCGGCGTGGATCACCGTGATCGTGGAGATCCTCGGCGGGGCCATGCTGGCCATCGGCCTGCTGACGACGGCCGTGGCGGCCGTGCTGCTCCTCCTCGTGCTCGCGGCCCTCTACTTCGTCCACCTCGATCACGGCTTCTTCGTCGCGGACGGCGGCATCGAGCTGACGCTGCTGCTGGCGGTGGCGCTGCTGGTGGTCATCGTCTTCGGCTCCGGCCGGGCCAGCCTGGACGGGGTGCTGCAGAATGGTTGATCACGAGGAGGTCCAGGCGGCGCTCTCGGCGCGCCTGGACGGCGAGCCGGCTGACGTCGACGATGACGTCATCGACGCCCACGTCGCCGGGTGCGGGGAGTGCCGGGCGTTCTGGGAGAAGTCGGTGACGCTGTCGCGGCGACTGTCGGTGGTCGACAGCCCCCGCCACGGGATGAGCCCGCCCGCCGACCTCTCCGAGGTCATCATCGCGGGGGTGGAACCGGAATGGCGTCGGCGGGCCGCCGGACGCATGGCGTCGCTGGCGCTGTCGCGGACCCTGCTCGGCGTCCTCGGCGTCGTCATGGTGGTCTGGGCCGCCCTCATCGTCTCGGACGCCGGTGGCATGGTTCCGGTCTCCTCGGACGGCATGGTGCTGGACCCCACCGCGCAACCGGAGACGGCGGCGCTGATGATCGAGACGGCGGCGCTGCGCCTGGCCGTCGGCGTGGGCCTGTTCTTCGCGGCGTGGCGCCCGCAGCTGGTCGCGGGGACGCTGCCCATCGTGGCGACACTGTGGACCTTCCTCACCGGCTTCACCATGCGCGACATCCTGCTGGGCGGGGCGGAGACGGAGCAGATCCTCTGGCTGCTGAGCCTGCTGCTGGCCGTCGTCGCGCTGCTGTGGGCCTGGTTGGCCGGGCGCGGTGCGGACCTGCGCGCCGCCTGGCGGGCGCTCACCGCGGACCCGAACTGATTCCCCACCCCGAAACCGGGGAGCGGAGACGGCCGGGGGCCGTAGGATCGGGGGCATCGGACTCCTACTCCTGAAACGGGGCGCCCAGATGGCGAAGACAGCGAAAATCCTGGGAGGACTGCTGGCGGCGGTCCTCGTGTTCGTCCTGGTGGCGGCCGGCGCGGTCTACTTCTGGCCGCACACCAGCGCGCACCGCCAGACCGGCGTCGTGGATTCGGTGACCTACGACGCGGCGCTCGAACGCGTCGAGGACAAGATCGGCGAGGACCAGGCCAACAACGTCACCGAGGAGTGCCGCAGCACGCTGCTGACCCACGGGGAGCGCACCGCGCACACGGTGGTCTTTCTGCACGGCGTACGCCAGTGCCCCCACCAGTTCGAGGACATCACCCGCTACTTCTACGAGCAGGGCTACAACGTCTACGCCCCGGTTGCTCCCGCCCACGGCACCGCCGACCCGCTGTACCACGCCAACGTCACCGCCGACGGCCTGGTGGACTTCGTCAACGACGCCGTCACCACCGCCACCGGTCTGGGCGAGGAGGTCGGCGTCGTCGGGCTCTCCGGCGGGGGCATGCTCAGCACCTGGGCCGCGGAGTACCGCCCCGAGGTCGAACACGCGCTGCTGCTCTCCCCCTTCTACGAGCCGGCCCCCAGCCAGTCCCCGAAGTGGCAGCTGCCGCTGCTCAAGACGCTGCACGGCAACCACCTCATCGGGGATGAGTTCAGCAACGGGGTCGAGGCCGAGAACCCGGGCTTCTCCTACCGTGCGCTGGCGCAGTACCTCATCGTCGGTGACAACCTCAAGAAGGAGCCGACGAACCTGGGGCTGGAGTCCATCGCCGTGGTCGTGGCCGAGGATGACGAGCTCATCGACCACGAGCTGGCCCACGACATTCCCGCGGAGATCGCCCGCGACAACGGGCTGGAGCTGCTGTCGGCCGAGATTCCGGCGCAGTGGGAAATCGGCCACGAGATCACCGGCATGAACGTCGAGGGCTACCAGGAGCACCGCGACGTGCTTTTCGACCTGTATGTCAATCTCTACGAGGGCCGACCCGTGGAACTGGTGGGCGCGCGGTAGGTACGGACGTACGGCCGTGAGTCACGTCCAGCTCGGCAGCCACATCATCTGGTGGTATACGCCGTCCGGAATGAGGTAGCCGTAGAAGAGCGGGGAGAAGTAGAGGAACATCGCCAGCACCAGCGCGAGGTAGGCGGTGACGGCGAGGGTCCCCCAGCGGATGTCCCCGCGGGCGACGGATCGCAGCCAGGGCTGCCGTACCCGGGGTCCGCGGCCGGTGAGCTGTCCCAGCGCCAGCGCGAGCAGGACGATGGTGAAGGGCACCAGGGCGGTGGCGTAGAAGAAGTACATCTGCCGGTCGTACGCGGCCAGCCAGGGCAGGAAGCCGGCGGCGAAGCCGACCAGCGGGATGACCCAGCGGCGGTCGCGGCGGATGAGTACGCACCACAGCCCCCAGAGCAGGACCGGGACGGTCAGCCACCAGATGGCCGGGGTGCCGAAGAGGTAGATCATGGAGCGGCACGTGCCGGTGGCGCACTCGATGTCGGTGGAGGAGTAGTAGAGGATCGGGCGCGCCGCGACCAGCCAGGACCAGGGTTTGGAGTCCCAGGGGTGGGAATGGCCGTTGGAGGTGGTCAGCTCGCCGTGGAATGCCAGCACGGAGAAGTGGTAGTGGAACCAGCCGGCCCAGG from Corynebacterium guangdongense includes the following:
- a CDS encoding DoxX family protein, coding for MDRPVVRDATLLLLRLALGVVFIAHGYDRLFIAGMDDTIGQFSAWEVPQAKLSAWITVIVEILGGAMLAIGLLTTAVAAVLLLLVLAALYFVHLDHGFFVADGGIELTLLLAVALLVVIVFGSGRASLDGVLQNG
- a CDS encoding cation transporter, with the protein product MTALRRLLLLIAGLNFAYFLVEAVVAGVIGSVSLFADSVDFLEDTLINLLVVIAIGWSARRRGWVGRVLAVIILIPGVAAAWTVVLKILDPVAPDGNVLTLTAIGSLLVNLLCAVLLARRHRGHGNLVRAAWLSARNDSVASLLIILTGLATLVWASPWFDIVVGLILIFINVSAAKEVWEAAHGETDEGLEDMIAEEDAEIAASREKKETETR
- a CDS encoding methylated-DNA--[protein]-cysteine S-methyltransferase codes for the protein MESLRSRRLDTPIGGLTLFSTDEGLVHIAFEGDQGAEHSRLREAAVEDPASSPEAARQLSEFFAGARTRFDLPLAVTGETFTRRAQRALGEIPFGTTVTYVELAEMAGNSLAVRAAGSACARNPLPIVWACHRVIRTDGTWGNYRGGERAKAWLLNFEAGNFDEPAEV
- a CDS encoding alpha/beta fold hydrolase, which gives rise to MAKTAKILGGLLAAVLVFVLVAAGAVYFWPHTSAHRQTGVVDSVTYDAALERVEDKIGEDQANNVTEECRSTLLTHGERTAHTVVFLHGVRQCPHQFEDITRYFYEQGYNVYAPVAPAHGTADPLYHANVTADGLVDFVNDAVTTATGLGEEVGVVGLSGGGMLSTWAAEYRPEVEHALLLSPFYEPAPSQSPKWQLPLLKTLHGNHLIGDEFSNGVEAENPGFSYRALAQYLIVGDNLKKEPTNLGLESIAVVVAEDDELIDHELAHDIPAEIARDNGLELLSAEIPAQWEIGHEITGMNVEGYQEHRDVLFDLYVNLYEGRPVELVGAR
- the sepX gene encoding divisome protein SepX/GlpR produces the protein MSGGLMILLIIVVWLFVLAPLLLRGQKPMSKAGEAFEDTRVVYSGDSGEVPARPQPRLRAGDVRRRRAEDDADYEIVAAEEGPEENEREDDLLIDEPRPARETVVDGDVVAGELTEGSARGILAADSAGSTAASVLMATRDDAGAEIVEFSAAGARADDAEDAYDVDDAYLAPEDLLYRGTPSLAVVGEDEADEADEDGRAAGSGRRSGRSPAGDAGESSVRESTESELTEEEIAWAKSRSGRGGWDPERDRTYSTTRYQRRQRTLLGLAIAVVLAVALGIVVGGWSWLLAALAGGLTVLYLFALRQQVREEQALRARRIRHLRRARLGVRSTAAEELHIPQQLRRPGAVVMELDDESPDFDYLPTVEDYDRPLNPQPRTTGKGSLRVS
- a CDS encoding DNA-3-methyladenine glycosylase I, with protein sequence MTQTMTENGLILGEDGRARPAWASTSPLLREYYDTEWGMPVRDETGLYERLTLEAFQSGLSWETVLRKREAFRRAFHDFDPDRVARFAETDVARLLDDATIIRNRRKIAAAITNARATVELRGKGGLADFIWAFQPETTPAPETWADIRSTSPESVALAKALKKEGFVFVGPTTMYALMQAIGMVDDHLVGSWRRGSSGVWA
- a CDS encoding zf-HC2 domain-containing protein, with translation MVDHEEVQAALSARLDGEPADVDDDVIDAHVAGCGECRAFWEKSVTLSRRLSVVDSPRHGMSPPADLSEVIIAGVEPEWRRRAAGRMASLALSRTLLGVLGVVMVVWAALIVSDAGGMVPVSSDGMVLDPTAQPETAALMIETAALRLAVGVGLFFAAWRPQLVAGTLPIVATLWTFLTGFTMRDILLGGAETEQILWLLSLLLAVVALLWAWLAGRGADLRAAWRALTADPN